CTCAAACTCCTTTAAAATAAATTCTTTTGAGTTTTCAATAGTCAGCCCGGCATTAAACAAAGTGGAATTATCATACTTCAAATAATCCAGATCTTCATCTATTTCGTAGAAGGCTCTATACTTAATATCGTATTCAGTTGCCATCTCTATTTTTACCATTTGATCAAATGCATATTCTATACTGATTTTCCCGGTAATTGCTCTCTTTGCGATTGTCATCGCATATTTTTCTATTAATTCATCATCCGGTTTTACAACATCAAGTTTCAAATCTGCGATACTTTTCAAAAAATACTTTTCTCTTTCTTCTGTGTTCTCAAAATCTAACCCAGCCAAAATAAATAGATTTTCACTCTCGTATCCCAATTCCAAAACACATACAGCCCAATTAACCAGCCCCTTACTGTCAAATGGTGCCAATGCTCTTTCTGCTAATAATTCAAGAGTCAGTTCGTCGAGTGTCATCGGATAAAATTATGTCTAACTACTAAATATACAAAAGTTTTCAATGCAAAAATATCAGAGACTACTGACATAGTGTTGTCAATAGTCTCTGATATTTTTGTGCTGTAATAACAAAACAATGAAAAATCTCTACAGCATCCTTATTTTAACGTTTATGGTACTATCAGGAACTGCACAATCTCAAATTCAAACAAATATTTCTAAAACTATGGACGATCAAACAATTCCACAATTTCATGTAATCGGCATTTCAACAAGAACGGCAAATGCAAACGGAAAGGCTGCAAAAGATATCGAAGCTTTATGGGGCAGATTTTGGAACGAAGAGATTCAAAAACAAATTCCGAACAGAGTAAGTGAAGAAATCTATGCTGTTTACACAGATTATGAATCAGACTTTACCGGCCTTTACACCACAATCATTGGATTACCGGTTAGCTCTTTGGAATCCATTCCGGAAGGTTTTGTGGGACTGACCATTGAAACTGCATCTTACAGGAAGTTTGTATCAAAAGGTAAAATGCCTGAATCGGTCTTTAATACCTGGCTGGAAATCTGGGGTGATAAAGAACTTAATTCAAAACGGGCTTATAAAGCTGACTTTACCATACATGGCAAAAAATACTATGATGGCGATAATGCCGAAGTGGAGACGTTTATTTCCGTTAAGGAATGAGGAATTGATGGACTTTTATTCAGATATTAAGATAAACTAAACAGATGTCAGTTAATCATTAGACTCGACAACCTGTCTTCTCTGTTTTATTTATAGCTTTATTACCCTGTATTCGATTTATTTTTTTATATTTTTGCTTTCAACATTTTCAAGACCTTATGACTACATATAACGAAGACAGCATACGATCCCTGGACTGGAAGGAACACATCCGTCTACGTCCCGGAATGTATATCGGTAAATTGGGAGATGGATCAGCGTATGATGATGGTATCTATGTACTACTCAAAGAGGTAGTGGATAACTCTATCGATGAATTTGTAATGGGAGCAGGTAAGATCATTGACATATCGGTCAATGAAAACAAGGTATCTGTTAGAGAC
The Sphingobacterium spiritivorum genome window above contains:
- a CDS encoding GyrI-like domain-containing protein, which gives rise to MDDQTIPQFHVIGISTRTANANGKAAKDIEALWGRFWNEEIQKQIPNRVSEEIYAVYTDYESDFTGLYTTIIGLPVSSLESIPEGFVGLTIETASYRKFVSKGKMPESVFNTWLEIWGDKELNSKRAYKADFTIHGKKYYDGDNAEVETFISVKE